The Malus sylvestris chromosome 14, drMalSylv7.2, whole genome shotgun sequence genome segment TATTCCAATTATTTCAACGCCAATTTTGGATAGTTCCAATCCTATTCGCGACAGTTGAACTCCAATATTGGATAGTTCCATATGATAATCGATATGCTTTTTCTTATATTGACAATGAAACTAACATGACACATTTTCAAAgtatgaaacttcattgtgaACAATTTAGTCTTTATAGATTGTAAATGTTGTTTGTAAgattatgaatgaaaaattgagTAGTTTAtcgtttaatattttaatattattttcatctaatttattttgaagtttttATATTGAGACCACTCAATATTAGAATCTTGAATTAGCTACTAAACACATAATTATACACTTGCTCATCGTACTCGATATATACATAACCCAAGTGGCCAACCTCCCAAGGACTGATTCCCAGGTCCCAACCACAGGTAGCCCACTACTACAAATTTTGACTTTACCTATAAAACTAGTTTGTCGGCAAAAGCAAAAATTTGTCGGCAAAGAGTCTTTTCCGAAGAAAAAATTTGTCGGCCATTTTGTCTCGCAAAGCATGTCGTCTAAGAGTTTCCCTACAAATTTTGGTATTTTGTTGACTAAGGTTCAAATTTTACCGACAAACTCTTTTTTGTCGGCATTTCCATGTGTCCCGACAAATATTTTCGTCGGTAAAAGGCATTTTAGCCGACAAATAGTACTTTTTAGCCAACAAAATATGTTTGTCACCATGGATATTTTGTCGGCATAATCTTCTCTGTCTCGACAAAACTAGTTTCGTTGGGAAGgacatttaatttataaaaaaaataataattactttAATGCTCAACAACTACATAAACATATCAAAGTACAATACACAAATTTGTTAAGAAATAATACTTTATTGATTGATAAAATTTTAATGTACATCTAGAGTGTTTATACAAAAGCATATGTTACACAATAAAATTATCCTACCGTCATTCCTCAAAATTGGCTGCCATGTAGCATCGCAAAACATCCTGCACCTGCAAAAAAAATGTTACAAAATAGAAACATAACCAAATAGGTACAAATTGACAATACAATTAGCCATAGACTCACAATCAATTTTAACAATGAATCTAAATCCTTTCTATGTCGTCCTACATTAGTCTTAATaccaaaatatatgaaaattattACACTACGTACCAAATTGAGCAGTTGAGATAAGTTGTTGGACCAAAAGGGAGGTGGCTTATAATCAAACCATCTGGTATACCCCGATGTTtcaataatttcataaataacctacaggatttgaaaaaaaatagaaatcagTAGATGCTCAACTATGGAAAAGGACCAAAGCATCAGAACATTCATGGTAGGCAGATTCTTAAATGTCATCATGTTCTCAAGTGAAGAGGTCAATCTAGACATAATTGTAAACAAAAAATGATGACTAatgtaaaaacataaaaattcactcaaaatactaaataaattaaacacacaaactaaacataaaaattaaacacacaaattaaacataATAATTCACTCAAAAATCATGTACCAGATGACTGGTGGTTGTCAAAACAGCGAGAAACATATACCCGAGAACAATAAAGGATTGCAACAGAAGAATTGGACCATATCAAATTTTTCATCAAATATACAGCCCAGTTGTAGAGATATCTACTAATAGAATATTAATCTGATTAAATATTGGAACTTTAAAAGCAATAAAAACCAGGGAGAATAATGGGAAAATGACCGATTTCTCATAGCGGTCACCCTCAGAGGCGGTGTAGATCTCAGAGGTGCAGGGCAATATGTGCTCATTGTTCCAGTATGCTTCTTGCTCATGTCTAGCATTATACATAATCAAACTACTCCGACATGCAAGAAAATGCAAAGGATGTCACTAATGTATTTAGGATAAACACAAGGCAgaggaaaacaaaatataaaaatatattattatcaCAATCAAATCTACCTGCAGAAAGCTCCTTGCTCATAGTGTTCTGCACAATACAAGGACAATTCAGATTTTTTTACTCACTTATTTGAGCTCCTAGCCTCCTACACAGTTGATTTGATCAATAATCTAAATAACACGCATAAATCAGAAGCAAACTATATAAAATGAAGATAGAAGAAAACTTAATGCCAATTGGTGTTCTCGTTTAGGAATTAATAGCAgatagaaaatgaaaaagattaaaaaacaaaaacacaaatccTATAAGCAAATATCATATAACCTTAACCTGACAATTTCATTACTAACATGACCCTAATTTCAATTGATTAAACATAGGAATTGATTGATGTGGTGCAAAGACTCACAATCGATTATGACTATAAAACCATAACTGCATTTTGATTGCAGTTTCTTAgaaataaaagttaaaagtaattaaaattcaaaaagtgGATTAATCATCCTCAAACCCGGGCAGCCCAGAAAGAAATTACAAACCTAACTtagattctcaaccaaattcattACCTAAAATCCCTCGAAATTACAGTGGTAGAACAAATCTAAGAAAAGCACcataaaattgaaactaaacaAAAAGCTACGGGGAAAGAATAGGTAGATAGAGAATGAGAACTTACCTAAAGTTTTAGAGAACGAAATGCAGAGAAGCAAACGAATCGATGGCGATGTCAAGCATAAGGAGTGACGACGAGCAGATGGAGAGAGATCGGAGAGCAGAGAGTTACGATTTCAAAGAGAAGCGGAGGGGAGGGGTGGGCTATCTACAGTTAAGATTAGGGTTCAATGAAAATACAATGATTTTTAAAGGGGGAATTTTTCGATAAAAAAAGAAGCGGGTGAATCAAAAagaccaaaaaacaaaaggtgCGAAAATAAATTAGTCCGCGCCCATCTTCTAATTGTCAGAGACGACAGACTTGCATGCTTTCCCGAgtgttattttatttgtcaGTATAAATATTTTTCACTAACGAAAATATTGTCGGCATAACTTCAATGGCTATGAGcctacaaattaaaatttttgtcGGGATAGGTGTTTTGTGGCGACAAAATTATTTTGTCGTCTTAGAATTTGTCGGCAAAATGATATTTTCTAGTAGTACCACATGGGATATGTTCCCACCTTGACCAGTGATAGCTACCTATGTTTTGATTTTTCTCGTACATTTTCCTCAAATATTCTCTCTCCTGCAAAGTTCGTATAGTGCCAACCTTTTTTTCTCATTAACTTCTATCAAAATTAGTTTATTCAAAGTGTTAGCACTCTCGCAGTTTATGACAGAATGCCTTTTGAAGTAGACTGGTAGATTTGCGCAATAATCATGCTGttaaaacatatttttttaaggtaattgttattggcattccaaaaatttcatttttcactccaaattttctataattagaaagaaaaatacatttgcgAATAGTGtataatgaaaattttagagTGTTAATGTTCCCTTTCTTAATTGTATGCAATATATTCactactaaaaaatctctctcttCCGACGAATTTTGGACAAATTTTGTTGGCAAAACAGCTTTCACCAAACGAATTTTTTGCTTTGTTGGCTCATAATCGTTTAATTTGTGCCGACAATAAATTTGTGGGCAGAAAATATTTATACAAACGGATAAACTGAGAGTGGAAAAAGCAGGCAAGTTTTGTCGTAAAGAAGGGCGCGGACTAATTCATTTTTGCACCTTCTCTTTTTTGGTCTTTTTCAATCAtctgcttttttttatttttttattttttttgcttctaaaactcccccttaaatttaaaattattgaaaCCTGATACGATATCATTGAGTAGTGATTAGATTTATATGTGctgttgatttatttatttttaatagaaaccatatcaTTGATCAAACTCATTCACACAAACAAGTTTTGGAGGAGGATGTCCAAGATAATATTAGGTGGATTCTCGAACTAAATTATTTGAATACCAACTGAAATATTGGCACATCTCGATCTAGAGTGCggcagtttggtatcagagcgttgAAATATGCTAAGAGGGGTTCCGGATAAATTTTGTAAGAAGTCAACGGTCAATCCTAAAAAGTCAACCTAGACGCTCCAGTGTTCAACTACGttaaaactttggaatttcactaaatggatgtcaaaaacgGACTTGAggcgtcgaaattagcctaggagggtttccaagaaaatttcgaaaaattcaacaaaagttaacagttaactttaacggaatattccttccTTATAAGAAATATTCTATTAAAGTTAATTGAGgttaacgaaatattccaaaGAAAATATTCTCCCAATTTCAGAATTGGACCTGTGCCGGTTTCGCGGATCCGGGAGTTCACTTACGCTTGTAAGAAAATACAATGGAAATTTGTCTGGTGATTGTCTCTCTTTTCGTTTTTTCAATCTGTTATCAATTGTCACTACACGAAATTCCACCTACCAATTGATCGaatttttaaagaaaagaaagaaaaagaatgttCCATGAGACTGAAAGGATCGCCTTTTCCAGAATGCACTAGTACTATATGGTTCCATGGGACCAAGATGCGTTGCATAAATTAATGATCCCATGTATATATGGTAGTAACGAGATAAATACAATTCTAAACATATATTATGTTCCAAGTGTGAATGTTGCATGTACTTAATTATTAATTTGCATATGTCAAAAAATGATAGTCCACGTTGTAGTAGCTATAGCTCAGCAAATGTTGTTATATTGTCACATGTCAGTTGATTGTTTCGGCCATATATAAAAATAAGCCTTCTATAAGgcttattcatttttatttatgcaAAAGTTGCCCGACTCCGACCTACAAACTTTGAAGCTAAAATTGGGGCTTGGATATTCATCTTATTTCACTCTAAACTGTCTGAGGGCTCTGAATCGAAAGGTTCCTCTCCAAGACGCGGCTGCCACGTAGGCGATCAAAGTTTGGAATATCTAACCCATGCCTACACACGCGTCACTTCAAGACACAACTAAATGCCACCTACCAAAAATTACATTCACTGCCTTATAAAGTCTGATGCCTTCAAGCTCAAGACCTTTGTCAAATTCTCTCTCTACAAGTAGACAAAAACCTTGAGTGATTCTTAATCAACCCATTTGCTTTTCAGCACAAATCCAATTTctcttcaataattttttttttatctcttcaCCTACAATCTCAAAGCCTTCTTTCGAAGTAAACACTGCCTGTGATCTCTAGATCTCAAGCTATTACAGCTCTGCCACCGTGTGGTATGATTCGGTTGATGTGCAATTTCAACCACCTTGCTTTTATCTCAGATGAGCATGTTTTGTACTAAGTCCAATCCCAGACCAGTGATCTTGGTGGACTTCTCTAGcattttcatgtccttcatgGCCTAAATCTTACTAGAGTTTTACTGCTTTCTTTACATTAATTTCTAGTCAATTTACATTTCAAGTTATGTAGCTTGGCCCGTCAACCTAGATTTTACTTTTCTGAAAGTTTGTAATCTTGACTACATCATGAAATGATTACATTATGTTtctctttttagtttttatttcactttcatttaaattttaggaaacaTATATGAAGTTGCACTGAATTTTAAGTCATCTTTTGCTCGAGAAACATATAAAAGAACTAAACAAACCAACTCCTACTTAGTGCATAATCATTTGGTTAAGAAGTCAAACTAACGTGCAACTTTCACACACACTCAAACACAAACACTATATGTTGGAAACCTCCTACAGTGGCAGGCCTATTGTCTCTGTCTCTCAAGCCATTTCGTGGCACTGAGATTGAAAACAACACTTAAGGCACATACGTGTTGAACGCAGTCCAAATTCTGTCCAAATTTTGACACCAACACATTTTTTCTCTATCTTACATTTGTAACTCTATGAGACATTCATCGCATTCATTCTCAATCCTTCAATGTAATTAATAACTTAATAGTACcatataaaaattattaaacgaTCTTTGtgatactttttttttgtcaaatgatatattttgttagattagatattaAATTAGCCACCTACGGGGTTTGAATCATGTAAGGGCTGAACACCTTTCCAACACTGTGATAAAGGCCTACTTGCATATGTGAGATACTAttaatagttgaatttttgcttAATTAATACATGATAAGTAATTTTATAAAATACTAATTGTTACTGATATTccattctctctccctctctctacaCTAAAGGGGTAGGGGAGTTGGCTAAGCCTAACAATGGAcatcaataatgtggttcaaattcgcctttggcaagaattgaacctaagacattTCACTTAATTATCAGTGAGGAAGAATACCGTTAGACCGCAATATTAAGTGGCCTTTAAACCATTTTTGGTATATGTAATATGAAAAATGGCATGCATGACGATACATAGATGAAAGTTATGGaaatggatcctctccggatcccttccacctaatcCTTCTCATCAAACAATCTGAGTCCTTGAAATTTGGTCCAACCGTTAAAAACACGGGCccactctaaaagttataataactttagccgttagatcaaatttcaaaggcctgaattgtttgatgagaaggattaggtggaagggatccaTAGAGGATCCTTTCCGAAAGTTATACGCATGGTAGACATGAacgattaaattaaaatttggaatTGATTCGGTGGCTTGACGTGATAAGAAAAGCCATGACATGCATTGATTTGTTTCTTCTAGCTCAAGGAATAAAGACTGGGTATTTTGAATTTTGCAGCCCATTATGCAAAAGCAGATTCCATAGCTGATATATAACTCAAAGGAAAGAAGGAATCCCACTCACCACTCCATTGCATATATAAGAGACCTAACCCTAGAGCTTTCCAGAACCAACAGAGCTCGAAAATACTATCTAGAAATTAAGAAACCCTAGTCTTTTTCTTTCCCCGCTAATTACGTACCATGGCCTCAATGCAATGCCACAAGCCTGCCACTAATGAGGCATGCCCCAAAACTTCCCAAAACATGCCTGCCAGTGAGAGCTCATTAGGGCAAAAGGTGTCTGGCTTTCTGAAAGGTCACCATGGCTCTCACAGCAGCAGCCACACTCAGCGCTCAGCCACCGCAACTAACGGTCAGGGGCACCATGCAACTAACGGCACGGCGTGCCATGGAAGAACCAAGAAGAAGGGTGAGCACAGGAACAAGAAGACAGGAGGAGGCAGAAATCTTCTTCAGAAGATCAAGGATGGTATTTCCGGCcatagcagcagcagcagcgacAGCAGCGACGGCGAGAGCGACAAGGAAGGCAGCTGCAGAAAGAAGGCAAGTGATTAGAATTACACTAACCCTTACACTAGGGGAAAGTTCTCCTGTCATACTGTTAATTTTCGTCAATTAATTAGAGTTGATGTTCTTGATGCATATTACTTATAATATTTGTGTGTGACCATTTTGCAGAACTAAATTGAGCAGTTGTGGGAGATCATCGATTCCCATCGATCACTATGGTCATCAGAATGAAAGAGGCCTTTAAGTTATGATAAATAAGTactaaattaatgtaaaataaATGGCCTCTTGATATCTTGGCTACAAGTGTGTCCTGTGTGAAATAAATGTCCCTCTTTCAAAATAAAGTTACATCGTGAGTTTGGTGCATTTGCTTCACTCTATAATTGACAAagccacacacccatttttatctTCTACACattcatattaattttttgccattaatctttttcaatttattcgatTTGATGACCTAAAATTGAGAGGGTGtgagagaagaagaaatgtaTGTGTGAAAAGCCCTACCCATCAAGAGACCATATTTTATACAAAGCAAACAGTACTGAATTTGATGTTGCTCAATGAAAAGCAGTATGATGAGAAATATTTCATTGTAACTGGAACACAAGTGAtataccacgtgtttttatatcaTTGCAACTATGTATG includes the following:
- the LOC126598593 gene encoding uncharacterized protein LOC126598593: MASMQCHKPATNEACPKTSQNMPASESSLGQKVSGFLKGHHGSHSSSHTQRSATATNGQGHHATNGTACHGRTKKKGEHRNKKTGGGRNLLQKIKDGISGHSSSSSDSSDGESDKEGSCRKKN